The following proteins are co-located in the Primulina tabacum isolate GXHZ01 chromosome 11, ASM2559414v2, whole genome shotgun sequence genome:
- the LOC142518313 gene encoding putative E3 ubiquitin-protein ligase RHA4A yields the protein MEAPQSAFSPPHQYPQAIQLKLYQAFIFSIPILFSIILFLLFYLFYLKRRASGFSSTSQVLPRTINDVNVTMSSDSDLKRELKNNLCTVLFDDYHKARDPLCCVCLGEFELKEELLQVPSCKHIFHIDCIRHWLQSSSTCPLCRTPVVSDTTRNTALQSHHQHHQLHDFSVNEMPENRVPNHQQMAVLSPRQIRLQDSIMIEGSSSASGSAC from the exons ATGGAGGCACCCCAATCTGCTTTCAGCCCGCCTCACCAATATCCGCAAGCGATCCAACTTAAGCTTTACCAGGCTTTCATATTCTCAATTCCTATCCTGTTTTCCATCATTCTGTTTCTTCTATTCTACTTGTTCTACCTCAAGAGAAGAGCTTCTGGCTTCTCATCTACTTCTCAGGTTCTTCCTAGGACGATCAATGATGTCAACGTAACAATG TCTTCCGATTCAGATTTGAAAAGGGAGCTCAAGAACAACCTCTGCACAGTCTTGTTTGATGATTATCACAAAGCAAGGGATCCACT GTGCTGCGTATGCTTGGGAGAATTTGAGCTGAAGGAGGAGCTGCTCCAAGTGCCATCATGCAAGCATATATTCCATATAGACTGCATCCGCCATTGGCTCCAGTCGAGTTCAACTTGCCCGCTTTGTCGAACTCCTGTTGTATCAGATACTACTAGAAACACCGCTCTTCAATCTCACCACCAACACCACCAGCTACATGATTTTTCGGTCAACGAGATGCCGGAAAACCGTGTTCCCAACCACCAGCAAATGGCGGTGCTGTCACCACGGCAAATCCGGTTGCAGGACTCCATAATGATTGAGGGATCATCTAGTGCTAGTGGTAGCGCATGCTGA